The Euphorbia lathyris chromosome 2, ddEupLath1.1, whole genome shotgun sequence genome includes a window with the following:
- the LOC136218201 gene encoding NADH dehydrogenase [ubiquinone] flavoprotein 2, mitochondrial-like encodes MLARLAATRLREIRQVLRPTSQTTRFLSTALNYHLDTPENNPNLPWEFSDKNREKVKEILSHYPSNYQQSAVIPLLDLAQQQHGGWLPVSAMDAVAKVVGVAPIRIYEVATFYSMFNRTPVGKYHLLVCGTTPCMIRGSREIEDALLKHLGVKRNEVTKDGLFSVGEMECMGCCVNAPMITVADYSNGSEGYTYNYYEDVTPKRVVEIVETLKRGEKLPPGTQNPNRIRCGPEGGNTSLQGEPKPPPCRDLDAC; translated from the exons ATGCTAGCTCGTCTCGCCGCCACGCGTCTCCGTGAGATCCGTCAAGTCCTCCGTCCAACCTCTCAG ACAACTCGATTTTTGTCCACGGCCCTAAACTAT CATCTTGATACTCCGGAGAACAATCCAAACCTTCCATGGGAGTTCAGTGATAAAAATAGAGAAAAG GTTAAAGAAATACTTTCTCATTATCCATCTAACTATCAACAATCAGCAGTTATTCCTCTGCTAGACCTTGCACAACAGCAGCATGGAGGATGGCTTCCTGTTTCAGCAATGGATGCA GTAGCTAAGGTTGTCGGAGTTGCTCCTATCCGTATATATGAAGTTGCAACCTTTTATTCGATGTTCAACCGCACACCG GTTGGCAAATACCACCTATTGGTGTGTGGGACAACACCTTGTATGATACGTGGTTCACGAGAAATTGAAGATGCATTACTGAAGCACTTGGGAGTGAAGCGTAACG AAGTAACAAAGGATGGTTTGTTCTCTGTTGGGGAGATGGAATGCATG GGATGTTGTGTAAATGCTCCCATGATTACTGTTGCTGATTATTCAAACGGATCTGAAGGATACACTTATAATTATTAC GAAGATGTTACCCCAAAACGTGTTGTTGAGATCGTTGAGACCTTAAAAAGGGGAGAGAAGCTACCA CCTGGCACACAAAATCCAAATCGCATTAGGTGTGGACCTGAGGGAGGCAATACTAGTTTGCAAGGTGAACCAAAACCTCCTCCATGCCGGGATCTGGATGCCTGCTAA